ACTTTTCCTGGGCCAAGCTGCCCGCTTCAGCCCGCAAGACACTGGCGCTCATTGCCGCAGGGCTGGCCTTGTCGGGCGCCTCTGCCGTCTGCGCCCTCTTGCTCTTCAGCAAGGTGGCCCATGCTGCAGACGCTCAAGGCGCCGACAGACCGGCCCTTGCAGCAAGTTCGCAGCCCTGAGCCGCGCACTCAGGCAGCGCGGCGCACTCAGGACAGTGACAGCGACATGTGCACCTTGCCCTTGAGGCCCGCCTCGATGCGAATCGCCTGCGGCTGAACACCCCAGGTGACAAAGCCCACCGAGCGATACAGGCGAAGGGCCGGCTCATTGCCCTCGGTCAGGGTCAGGTTCAAAGCCAGGATCTCAGGTCGCGACGAGGCCGCCGCCACAGCCGCCTTCATCAGCGCCAGACCCAAGCCCTGGCCCCGCTGCGCCGCCTGGACATACATGCCCAGCACCAGCGCGGCGTGCCGTGTCTTGGGCTTGGCCGAATACTCAAGCGCCACCGTGCCGACCAACTGCTCGTTTTGCCATGCCCCCAAGCTCGTGGCCAGGCCGTCAGCGCTGCCGATTCGCCGGATCCACCAGGATTCGGGTTCCGCGCGGCGCTCGGCCGCCGTGGCCGTGAACGCATCCGGCGCTTGCTCGTAGGCCTCGAGCATGAGGCTGCGGTAGGCGGAGGCGTCTGCGGCGGTGAGGATGCGGATCGGGTACATGCCGGGCTCGATGAAATGCATGGCGGAGACAGGGAACCCACGAAGCCCCCTGCAAACTTGGGATCTGTGCAGAGGCCTAGGAAATCCGGATCCGAAACTCGGATTCGATCTCCTGGTCTGCTGCAGCAGGCACGCACTCGTAGGCGCGGATGGCGTCCGCAATGGCACGACGGAAGCTCTCGGGGCCCTTGCCTTCCACCGTGATCTGCTCGATGGCACCGTCGGCCTTCAACAGATACCTCGCCGTCATGAAGAACTCGCCGTTCGGCAGCCGCTTGTCGCTCAGCTGCGGCGGCGGTTTGACCGGGCAGCGCCCGGGCTCCAATTTGGATGGTGCCGCGCTGGTAAACGAGGACGCGCCGGCCAAAACCATGACCATGAAAAGTTCAAAGAATCTCATCTTTCTTTCTCTATCCTGCAATCTCGCTCCGCCAGGCGTTCCCACGGCGAAACTCATCCCTGAGATGAAGCCAGCATGGCGCCAGGCTCTCACAGGCATTTGAGCATGAGAACTTGGCTTCACTTGCGACCCAACGCCAATCCAGCCGCGCAGCCAGGCCAGTCTGCAGCCCTCGGTGACACCGGTGCCGATGTCGCGCCAACAGACCTGAGTCCTGATCCCGCGCGTGCAGCGCGAACTGAACGAGCCAGACCCTGAGCTATGCCGACCCGCGCTCCTTCCGCCGCGCCTTCAAGCGCTGGTCGGGCGAGCTGCCCACGGCGTTTCGCCAGCGCTGAGTGCGGCTCGCCCATGGCAAGATCAGCCCGCCCACCGTCTCAAGCCAAGGAACCCGATGAAAGCGCTGACCCTGACACTGAGCCTGCTACTGCTCGCACTGAGTGGGCTGCACGCCGCCCCTGCTGCCGCGGCGGACGCCCCGGCCACTTCGGCTCGCTTCATCCTGCTCGGCGAGGTGCATGACAACGCCGAGCAACACCGCCTGCGGGCGGCCTGGTTGGCCGAGTTGATGAAGGACGGGCGGCGCAGCACGGTCGTGTTCGAGCAAATCCCGGCCCAGCGCACGCCCGCCCTGGCCAACCTCCCGGCCGAAGCGCGCCACGATGCCGAGGCCCTGGTGGAGCTGGCCCAGTTGGACAAGAAGAACTGGCGCTGGCCGCTGCACAAGCCGCTGTTTGAAGCCAGCCTGCAGGCCGGCGCCGCAGTGGCCGGCGGCAACCTCAGCCGCGAGGAGCTGCGCCCGCTGATGAAGGGCGTGTCGGCCGAAACCTGGCCGGCCGATCTGCGCCGCCTGCTGGAGCAGACGCCCTGGGGCGAGGCCCAGCAAAGCGCCATGATCCGCGCCATCGACGAAGGCCATTGCGGCGCCCTGCCTGCGGCCATGCAAGCCCCGATGGCCCTGGCCCAGCGCGCCCGCGATGCAGCCATGGCCCGCGCCATGCTGGCCGCGCGCGAGGGCGGCGCCGAGCGCGTGGTCCTGATCGCCGGCAACGGCCATGTTGACCGCGAGCTCGGCGTGCCGCGCTATCTGGAAGCGGCCGGCGTGCCGGCGAGCGAGATCCGCGCCATCGGCTATCTGGAGCAAGGCCAGGAAGGCCCGGGCCGCTTCGACAGCCGCGTGCTGACCGCGCCGGCCGAACGCGAAGACCCCTGCAAATCGCTGCGGCGCTGAACTGAACCGACTGCCCCAGACCGCGCTTCAGCGCGGCGCGGGTGGCGGCAGACGCTTCAGCAGGCCCTCAATCTCCTCGACCACCAGCCAAGGGTCCTGTTCGTCGAAGAAATGCGAGGCATGGGTCATGCGCACACGGCGCGGCGCCACGTGATCGAGAGCCAGCCGAGCCTGGGCCAGGTCCCAGCTCGCGTTGTAGGCGTCCACATCGGCATAGCTCATGCGGGTCTGGCGGATCTGGGTGTGTGGCAAGCCGCGGCTGAGCACGGTCACCGGCAAGGCCCGCAAGGCCGCCGAAGGCGCGCCACGGGCTTGCAGGCTTTGCACCGCTTCGACAAAGTCTTCATGCGAATGCTGTTCCTTCTCCCAGCGGATGATGCGCTCCATGGTGGACCACCCGTTGGGGCTGAGCACCTGGGGCAGCTGAGCCAACCAGGACTCATGGACCGCATCGACCAGCACCAGGCCGCGCACACGCTGTGGATGGTCCATGGCGAATGAGCGCACGATCAGCCCGCCGAAGGAGTGCGCCACCAGCACCAGCTCACCCCACTGGCGCAGCTCAGCCAGAGCTGCCAGCTCATCGCTGAGGGCCTGCAATGGCCGGGCCCGGCTGAGCGGGCTGCTTTGGCCCACACCCGCACGATCGTAGAGGCAGATGCGCCCCAGCTCCGTCGGAAACAGGCGGTAGGTGTTCTTGAAAGTGGCGCGCACGTCCAGGCCCATAACGGCCACCAGCACCACGGTTCGCGGGCCTTCACCCCGGCATTCCCATGAAAGCTCATGCGCCCCCACCCGCTGGCGCATCGGGCCCGCATCGGCCGCCTGCACGGACGGGCTCGTCATCAGGCAGAGACCCGTGGCCAGGCCCAGCGTCCAGCTGAGGCGTTTCAAAAGATTGACGGGTTTCAGGGCTGGGCGAACAAGCATCGAGTGGGCTCCGAAGGCAAGGCGGGCAAGCAGGGCGCCATCATGCCCGGCCGTCGCGACGGGGCCGAAAGCCATATCGTCCTCGCCCGCCGTCACAGACGGTCAAACTCGGCGCACGCAAGCGCCACAGACGTGGAGGCCCCGGTTTCTGACAATTCCGTTCATCGACAACAGATCCATCCAGCGATCCGCAACGGAGACCGACATCATGCAACACACCCTGGCCGCCACCCTCAGCCCCTTCCAGCGCAAGTTCAACAGCCGCCGCGCCCGCCCCGAGGCGCGCCCGCTGCAGCAGCTGCCGGCCCTGGCCGAGCAAAGCATCGCCGAACGCAGCCCGGCCCAGAACATCGCCGCCAGCGCCCTGGCCCTGGGCTTGAGCGCTGTGCTCTTCGCCGGCCTGCCGGCCGAGGTGCGCGCCCAATCCCTGGGCCCGCAGGCGAACAGCAGCACCCTGGTGCGGGTGATCTCGTCCACCCCGAATCTGGAGCGCATCACCGAGACGCGTCAGCAATGCAGCTATGAAACCCAGCAGGTGGTGCAGCCACCCGCGGCCAGCCAGGCCGGCATGAGCGGCACCGGCGGCGCGGTGCTCGGCGCCCTGGCCGGCGGTCTGCTGGCCAGCCAGATCGGCAAGGGCAATGGCAAGCATGTGGCCATCGCCGCCGGCAGCGCCACCGGCGCCCTGATCGGCAAAAGCATGGCCGAACCCTCAGGCTCGACGGCGAGCTATCCCAGCTACAGCCAGCAGCAGGTGCAGGTCTGCCGCCCGGTCAGCGTGCAGCGCGAGCAGGTGCGCGACTACACGGTGCGCTACGAGCACCAGGGTCAGGAGTACCAGGTTCAACTGCCTCAGCAACCGGGCCAATGGCTGAAGCTGAACATCAGCCACACCGTTCAGCCAGTGTGAGAGTTTGAGCTTTTTTTGCTGCGCGACCCTCATGCGTCGTTGGTCCGATGCTCAGAATCCTCACGTACAGAAAGTACGTTCCGGTTCTTGCGCGCCGTCCGCCTAGCCTGAGCGCCGCTCGCTGCAAAAAATTCAAACTCTGGTGCTAAACAGGACGCTTGATCACCAGCCCGGCGGCAGCTTCTTCAGCAAGACCATGCGCCGGCCCTGGCGCTCGATATAGCCGCCCTTGACCAGCTGCTGCAGGATGCGGCTGATCATCTCGCGCGAGGCGCCGACGCGCTCGGCCAGGTCCTGCTGGGTCAGCTTGTGCGGCACGACCAGGCGGCCGCTGACATCGGGCTCGGCCATTTCCTGCAGCAGCTTGGCCAGGCGGGAATAGACATCGTCCAGGGCCAGGCTCTTGACGCTGTCGGTCGAGCGGCGCAGCAGGGCGATCAGGTGACGGATCAGATGCAGGGCGAAATCGGGGTGCTGGCCCAGAAACTCGCGCATATCGGTGCCGCGCACCATCACGCACTTGACCGGCTCCAGGCATTGCACCGAGGCCGAGCGGGCCGAGCCGTCCAGGCTCAGCTCGCCAAAGTACTCCCCTGGGCCCATGGTGTTGTAGACCACCTCGCGGCCCTTGCTGTCGGTGCCGAAGACCTTCACCCGGCCCGAGAGCAGGATATAGAAGGCATCGGTGGTGTCCCCCTCGCGCAGCAGGGTGCTGAGCGCCGGGAAGGCGCGCACATCGCCGCGCCGGGCGATTTCACGCAGCATTTCGTCCTTGATCACATCGGTGTAGGGCGTCAGTGTCAATGTCATGATGTCAGTGCTTGAGGTGAAAACTCGGTGCAAGAGCGCACGGGGTTCAGGGCTCGGGGTCAGTGGCTATTGTCCGTCAGGCCAGCGCATCAGCAAGCGAGCACCGGCCAGGCTGGGGGCCTGTTGCATCAAGGCCTCACCGCCCAGGCCTTCTGCCACGCGGCGCACGATGGCCAGGCCCAGGCCGAAGCCGCGGCTGCCCCGCTCCTTGGGCCCGTCCAGACGCTTGAAGGGGGTGAACACGGCCTCGCGCAGCGCCTCGGGCACGCCTTCGCCATCGTCGTCCACAGCCAGACAGATGCGGCCGGCCTCGTCCTGCCAGGCCGAGAGGCAGATGCGCTCACGCGCATGGCGGGCGGCATTGCGCAGGCCATTGCGCAAGGCATACGGTAAAAGGCGTGCGTCGAAATGCAGGGCCTGGCTGCCGAGGCGGATGTCGGTGCTGAGCTGCTTGCCATCCAGCAGCGGCGCCAGGCTGGCCGCTTCCTGCTGCAGCAGCGCCGCCAGATCGCCCGGCGTCTTGCTGACCTCCAGCGCCCCCATGTCCAGGCGGGCCAGCATCAGGCTGGCGTCGATCAGGGCGTCCAGCTCGTCGATGTCGCGCTCGCAGGCCTGGACCGCCAGCTCGCGCCGGCCGCCATCGTCTTCGTCCACCAGGGCGTCGATGGCAAAGCGCAGGCGGGCCAGCGGCGTGCGCAGCTCATGCGAGACCGCGCCGGTCAGCTCGCGCTGGGTGGCCAGGGCCGTGGCCAGGCGCTCCAACGTGGCGCGGGCACCGGCGGCCAGCGGAGCGAAGAGGCGGCTCTCGGGCTCGCGGATGGTGATGTCAAAGCGGCCCGCCGTCATGCCCTCGGCCGCCAGCTGCAGGGCCCGCATGTCCCGCCAGACCGGGCGCAACAACCAGGCGGCCAAGGCAAACACTGCCAGGCCCAGCAGCACGGAGGCCGCCAGTTGCAGCCAGAGCTCACGCGGCACCTGCAACTGCCCGGCCGGATGGCCATCGGCATTCAGCGGCCCCAGGAGCAAGACCTGACCCCCGGCCTCGTTCAGGCCCGGCAATGAAGCGTAGATGCGGCGATTGAAACCCTGCACCACCAGCTCGCCACGGCTCAAGGTCACCAGATCCTCGGGCCGCAGGCCGGACGCGGGCACCAGGGTCACCGGATAGGCGAAGAGCTGGTCCAGCACCTGCACCCGACGCGCGCGCTGTTCGGGCGCCAG
This region of Paucibacter aquatile genomic DNA includes:
- a CDS encoding GNAT family N-acetyltransferase, with amino-acid sequence MHFIEPGMYPIRILTAADASAYRSLMLEAYEQAPDAFTATAAERRAEPESWWIRRIGSADGLATSLGAWQNEQLVGTVALEYSAKPKTRHAALVLGMYVQAAQRGQGLGLALMKAAVAAASSRPEILALNLTLTEGNEPALRLYRSVGFVTWGVQPQAIRIEAGLKGKVHMSLSLS
- a CDS encoding ATP-binding protein, whose protein sequence is MPALSMRSPMTRVALGLGVSVLALVLLVQGLLMLAVDGVTDDYVRRFMRGTVDMLQHELAPLAPEQRARRVQVLDQLFAYPVTLVPASGLRPEDLVTLSRGELVVQGFNRRIYASLPGLNEAGGQVLLLGPLNADGHPAGQLQVPRELWLQLAASVLLGLAVFALAAWLLRPVWRDMRALQLAAEGMTAGRFDITIREPESRLFAPLAAGARATLERLATALATQRELTGAVSHELRTPLARLRFAIDALVDEDDGGRRELAVQACERDIDELDALIDASLMLARLDMGALEVSKTPGDLAALLQQEAASLAPLLDGKQLSTDIRLGSQALHFDARLLPYALRNGLRNAARHARERICLSAWQDEAGRICLAVDDDGEGVPEALREAVFTPFKRLDGPKERGSRGFGLGLAIVRRVAEGLGGEALMQQAPSLAGARLLMRWPDGQ
- a CDS encoding Crp/Fnr family transcriptional regulator, with translation MTLTLTPYTDVIKDEMLREIARRGDVRAFPALSTLLREGDTTDAFYILLSGRVKVFGTDSKGREVVYNTMGPGEYFGELSLDGSARSASVQCLEPVKCVMVRGTDMREFLGQHPDFALHLIRHLIALLRRSTDSVKSLALDDVYSRLAKLLQEMAEPDVSGRLVVPHKLTQQDLAERVGASREMISRILQQLVKGGYIERQGRRMVLLKKLPPGW
- a CDS encoding ChaN family lipoprotein; the protein is MKALTLTLSLLLLALSGLHAAPAAAADAPATSARFILLGEVHDNAEQHRLRAAWLAELMKDGRRSTVVFEQIPAQRTPALANLPAEARHDAEALVELAQLDKKNWRWPLHKPLFEASLQAGAAVAGGNLSREELRPLMKGVSAETWPADLRRLLEQTPWGEAQQSAMIRAIDEGHCGALPAAMQAPMALAQRARDAAMARAMLAAREGGAERVVLIAGNGHVDRELGVPRYLEAAGVPASEIRAIGYLEQGQEGPGRFDSRVLTAPAEREDPCKSLRR
- a CDS encoding glycine zipper 2TM domain-containing protein, giving the protein MQHTLAATLSPFQRKFNSRRARPEARPLQQLPALAEQSIAERSPAQNIAASALALGLSAVLFAGLPAEVRAQSLGPQANSSTLVRVISSTPNLERITETRQQCSYETQQVVQPPAASQAGMSGTGGAVLGALAGGLLASQIGKGNGKHVAIAAGSATGALIGKSMAEPSGSTASYPSYSQQQVQVCRPVSVQREQVRDYTVRYEHQGQEYQVQLPQQPGQWLKLNISHTVQPV
- a CDS encoding alpha/beta fold hydrolase; its protein translation is MLVRPALKPVNLLKRLSWTLGLATGLCLMTSPSVQAADAGPMRQRVGAHELSWECRGEGPRTVVLVAVMGLDVRATFKNTYRLFPTELGRICLYDRAGVGQSSPLSRARPLQALSDELAALAELRQWGELVLVAHSFGGLIVRSFAMDHPQRVRGLVLVDAVHESWLAQLPQVLSPNGWSTMERIIRWEKEQHSHEDFVEAVQSLQARGAPSAALRALPVTVLSRGLPHTQIRQTRMSYADVDAYNASWDLAQARLALDHVAPRRVRMTHASHFFDEQDPWLVVEEIEGLLKRLPPPAPR